A stretch of Arcobacter arenosus DNA encodes these proteins:
- the purF gene encoding amidophosphoribosyltransferase: MCAIVGIYGNDNAARLASLALFAMQHRGQEATGISSSFEGKIYTKKDRGLVSEVFDDKALSYLKGNMAIGHNRYSTAGGDSILDAQPVYAKYKLGEISIVHNGNLINKNQVRNELINNGAIFQTGMDTENLIHLIAKNSKDRLRDRIVEALEKTIGAYCFIIQSRNKQFVIRDRYGIRPLSLGKLKSGGYIVASETCAFELVDAEFIRDIRPGEMLIFSDKTDELESIQLFEPEFRPCAFEYVYFARPDSVIDGKNVYTTRENMGRTLAKNDKDNGIKVDMVVPVPDSGVPAALGYSNESGIDFKYGIIRNHYVGRTFIEPTQEMRSMKVKMKLSPMRSLIAGKSLLVIDDSIVRGTTSKRIVRMLKEAGAKEVHFRVASPEIKYPCFYGIDTPSKEELISSRMTKDEVCKYIEADTLEYLSIDDLKNSIGAGTNYALESFDGDYFVRK; the protein is encoded by the coding sequence ATGTGCGCAATAGTTGGAATTTATGGAAATGATAATGCTGCAAGACTAGCTTCTTTAGCTCTTTTTGCAATGCAACACAGGGGTCAGGAAGCTACTGGAATCTCTTCTTCTTTTGAGGGTAAAATTTATACAAAAAAAGATAGAGGTTTAGTATCTGAAGTATTTGATGATAAGGCATTGTCTTACTTAAAAGGTAATATGGCAATTGGTCATAATAGATACTCTACTGCTGGTGGAGATTCTATTTTAGATGCTCAACCTGTATATGCAAAATATAAGTTGGGTGAAATCTCAATTGTTCATAATGGAAATTTGATTAATAAAAATCAAGTTAGAAATGAACTAATTAATAATGGGGCAATTTTTCAAACTGGTATGGATACTGAAAATTTAATCCATCTAATTGCTAAAAACTCAAAAGATAGATTAAGAGATAGAATTGTAGAAGCATTAGAGAAAACTATTGGGGCATATTGTTTTATTATTCAATCAAGAAATAAACAATTTGTAATTAGAGATAGATATGGAATTAGACCTTTATCTTTAGGAAAATTAAAATCTGGTGGGTATATTGTTGCAAGTGAAACTTGTGCATTTGAGCTTGTAGATGCTGAGTTTATTAGAGATATTAGACCAGGAGAGATGCTTATTTTCTCTGATAAAACAGATGAATTAGAATCAATCCAATTATTTGAACCAGAATTTAGACCATGCGCTTTTGAATATGTATATTTTGCAAGACCAGATTCAGTTATAGATGGTAAAAATGTTTATACTACTAGAGAAAATATGGGTAGAACATTAGCAAAAAATGATAAGGATAATGGAATAAAAGTTGATATGGTTGTTCCTGTTCCTGATTCTGGAGTTCCAGCGGCATTAGGATATTCAAACGAAAGTGGAATTGATTTCAAATATGGAATTATTAGAAATCACTATGTAGGTAGAACTTTTATTGAACCAACTCAAGAGATGAGAAGTATGAAAGTTAAAATGAAACTTTCTCCTATGAGATCATTAATTGCAGGAAAATCTTTACTTGTAATTGATGACTCGATAGTTAGAGGAACTACTTCTAAAAGAATAGTTAGAATGTTAAAAGAAGCTGGAGCTAAAGAGGTACATTTTAGAGTTGCAAGTCCAGAGATTAAATATCCATGTTTTTATGGTATAGATACACCTTCAAAAGAGGAACTAATTTCAAGTAGAATGACTAAAGATGAAGTTTGTAAATATATTGAAGCAGATACTTTAGAATACCTATCTATTGACGATTTAAAAAATTCAATAGGTGCTGGTACAAATTATGCATTAGAGAGTTTTG
- the dapB gene encoding 4-hydroxy-tetrahydrodipicolinate reductase has product MINVGVVGSTGRVGSLLIDDLQSDEQAQLSACHVFDELKKSVPEGTVVTNEMKVLLESSDVVIDFSAPVATESLLTEIVENGGNKPLVIATTGFNKHQQNLLLEASKKVPILYATNMSLGVAVLNKLVSLASKTLREFDCEIVEQHHRHKVDSPSGTALTLAEHAARARDLDLDSVRVSGRDGVIGARTKDEIGVMSLRGGDIVGRHTVGLYNDGEFIELHHTATSRNTFSRGAIKAAKWLVNQEPGLYSINDCLGL; this is encoded by the coding sequence ATGATTAATGTAGGTGTAGTAGGAAGTACAGGTAGAGTTGGTTCTTTATTAATTGATGATTTACAAAGTGATGAACAAGCACAACTATCTGCTTGTCATGTTTTTGATGAATTAAAAAAGAGCGTTCCAGAAGGTACTGTAGTAACAAATGAGATGAAAGTTTTATTAGAATCTTCTGATGTTGTTATTGATTTTTCTGCTCCAGTTGCAACTGAAAGCTTACTTACAGAGATTGTTGAAAATGGTGGAAATAAACCATTAGTTATTGCTACAACTGGATTTAATAAACATCAGCAAAATTTACTTTTAGAAGCTAGTAAAAAAGTACCTATTTTATATGCAACAAACATGAGTTTAGGTGTTGCTGTTTTAAATAAGCTTGTTTCACTTGCAAGTAAAACTTTAAGAGAGTTTGATTGTGAAATTGTTGAACAACACCATAGACATAAAGTTGACTCACCATCTGGAACAGCACTTACTTTAGCTGAACATGCAGCAAGGGCAAGAGATCTTGATTTAGATTCTGTAAGAGTTTCTGGAAGAGATGGAGTTATTGGTGCAAGAACAAAAGATGAAATAGGTGTAATGAGTTTAAGAGGTGGTGATATCGTAGGACGACATACAGTTGGTCTTTACAATGATGGAGAGTTTATCGAACTTCATCACACTGCAACTTCAAGAAATACTTTTTCAAGAGGTGCAATAAAAGCAGCGAAGTGGCTTGTTAATCAAGAGCCTGGATTATATTCAATTAATGACTGTTTAGGTCTATAA
- the trxB gene encoding thioredoxin-disulfide reductase — protein sequence MLDLAIIGGGPAGLTAGLYATRGGLKNVTMFEMGMPGGQITGSSEIENYPGQGEIMSGMDLMANWPEQAMKFGLKHEMNQVSNVVKEGDIFKVTTADGNIQEAKTVLLATGSVPRRAGFKGENEFFGRGISTCATCDGFFYKGKEVAVIGGGDSAIEEAVYLSKICSKVYLVHRRDTYRAAPSTIEHMKACENIEEVTNVMVEEVYGDAMGVTGLKVKNRETEEIRDLPVPGVFVFVGRDVLNEPIKQEDGSFLCDVNEQGEVIVDLKMKTSTPGLYAAGDVRIDAAKQVVCAAGDGATAAVNIIEYIG from the coding sequence ATGTTAGATTTAGCAATTATTGGTGGAGGTCCTGCAGGACTTACAGCAGGTTTATACGCAACAAGAGGTGGTTTAAAAAACGTAACAATGTTTGAGATGGGAATGCCTGGTGGTCAAATTACAGGTTCTTCAGAGATTGAAAACTACCCAGGTCAAGGTGAGATTATGTCTGGTATGGACTTAATGGCAAACTGGCCAGAACAAGCAATGAAGTTTGGTTTAAAGCATGAGATGAATCAAGTATCTAATGTAGTAAAAGAGGGTGATATTTTTAAAGTTACTACTGCAGACGGTAATATTCAAGAAGCTAAAACTGTTTTACTAGCAACAGGTTCTGTTCCAAGACGTGCTGGATTTAAAGGTGAAAATGAGTTCTTTGGTAGAGGTATTTCTACTTGTGCAACTTGTGATGGTTTTTTTTACAAAGGTAAAGAAGTAGCTGTAATTGGTGGTGGTGATTCTGCTATTGAAGAAGCAGTATATTTATCAAAAATTTGTTCAAAAGTTTATCTTGTTCATAGAAGAGATACTTATAGAGCAGCACCAAGTACAATTGAGCATATGAAAGCTTGTGAAAATATAGAAGAAGTTACTAATGTAATGGTTGAAGAAGTTTATGGTGATGCTATGGGTGTTACTGGACTTAAAGTAAAAAACAGAGAAACTGAAGAGATTAGAGATTTACCAGTTCCTGGTGTATTTGTATTTGTAGGAAGAGATGTTTTAAACGAACCAATTAAGCAAGAAGATGGAAGCTTCTTATGTGATGTTAACGAACAAGGTGAAGTTATTGTTGACCTTAAAATGAAAACATCAACTCCAGGTTTATATGCTGCTGGTGATGTTAGAATTGATGCAGCAAAACAAGTTGTATGTGCAGCCGGTGACGGTGCAACAGCAGCTGTTAATATTATTGAATATATTGGATAA
- a CDS encoding alanine/glycine:cation symporter family protein: protein MEILDEIISSASSFVWGVPMLVLLVGTGLYLSIRLKGMQFWALGHAVKLIFTKEENGKGDITHFQALMTALAATVGIGNIVGVATAITFGGPGAVFWMWVTGLVGMATKYSEAILAVKYREEGENGFKGGPMYYLTNGAKMPKLAFLFALFTVLASFGIGNMTQANAVANAIFSQFSVPMWLTGVILLTITSFVIIGGIKSIGKTTSFLIPFMILVYFLASISIIILNFDKVGNAFYLIFYHAFNPIAAGGGFAGAAVAAAIRYGIARGVFSNESGLGSAPIAAAAAKTDDPVKQALVSMTQTFIDTLVVCTMTALIILMAPIWTTGVNAGELTLKSFEFFLGDFGAIIVVFATVLFGYSTILGWSYYGERAFEYIFGDSSIKIYRIVFVSFIVVGAMTELKLVWNFSDLANGLMAIPNLIALLLLSKVITEETNRYFKSK from the coding sequence ATGGAAATTTTAGATGAGATTATATCAAGCGCTTCTAGCTTTGTCTGGGGAGTACCAATGCTCGTACTTCTTGTTGGAACAGGTTTATACTTAAGTATTAGATTAAAAGGGATGCAATTTTGGGCATTGGGACATGCTGTAAAATTGATATTTACTAAAGAGGAAAATGGAAAGGGTGATATTACTCATTTTCAAGCTTTGATGACAGCTTTAGCTGCCACAGTTGGTATTGGAAATATAGTAGGTGTTGCAACAGCAATTACCTTTGGTGGACCTGGTGCAGTTTTTTGGATGTGGGTTACAGGTTTAGTTGGGATGGCAACAAAATACTCTGAAGCTATTTTAGCAGTTAAATATAGAGAAGAAGGGGAAAACGGCTTTAAAGGTGGACCAATGTATTATCTTACTAATGGTGCCAAAATGCCAAAATTAGCTTTTCTTTTTGCTCTATTTACAGTTTTAGCTTCTTTTGGTATTGGAAATATGACCCAAGCTAATGCCGTTGCAAATGCTATATTTTCACAATTTTCAGTACCTATGTGGTTAACGGGAGTTATTCTTTTAACAATTACTTCTTTTGTAATAATTGGAGGAATTAAATCAATTGGAAAAACAACTTCTTTTTTAATCCCTTTTATGATTTTAGTTTATTTTCTAGCATCAATTTCAATTATTATTTTAAATTTTGACAAAGTTGGTAATGCATTTTATCTTATCTTTTACCATGCTTTTAATCCTATAGCAGCTGGTGGAGGTTTTGCAGGTGCAGCAGTGGCAGCTGCTATTAGATATGGTATTGCAAGGGGTGTTTTTTCAAATGAATCAGGTCTTGGTTCAGCTCCAATAGCAGCAGCTGCTGCTAAAACCGATGATCCAGTAAAACAAGCATTAGTATCAATGACTCAAACTTTTATTGATACTTTGGTTGTATGTACAATGACAGCTTTAATTATATTAATGGCTCCAATTTGGACAACAGGTGTAAATGCAGGGGAATTAACACTAAAAAGTTTTGAATTCTTCTTAGGAGATTTTGGTGCTATTATTGTAGTTTTTGCCACAGTTTTATTTGGTTATTCAACAATTCTTGGGTGGTCATATTATGGAGAAAGAGCCTTTGAATATATTTTTGGAGATAGTTCTATAAAAATATATAGAATTGTATTTGTAAGTTTTATAGTTGTTGGAGCAATGACTGAACTTAAACTTGTTTGGAACTTTTCAGACTTAGCAAATGGACTTATGGCAATCCCTAACTTAATAGCCCTACTTTTACTTTCTAAAGTAATTACAGAAGAAACTAACAGATATTTTAAATCAAAGTAG
- a CDS encoding fumarate reductase cytochrome b subunit, which produces MDRVIEAYTDVTAEGKKSRTPAKLDKWLTASGVILALFMMGHMMFVSTILLGKDVMHAVTKAFELDFIFDGGVPFIVSIFVAIISAIFIVHAILGVRKFPTSYKTYIKVREHAKLMNHKDTSMWMFQWISGLVMMFAATIHLYIMFTQPQNIGPYASADRVVSEHMWLLYMVLLICVEIHGSVGLYRAAMKWGWFDGANPKETRAKLLNVKKLLSYFFMTLGVITLLAYIKIGIEHSDNVGEKYVPTSHSKVLEK; this is translated from the coding sequence ATGGATAGAGTTATTGAAGCCTATACAGATGTTACTGCTGAAGGTAAAAAAAGTAGAACACCTGCAAAATTAGATAAATGGCTGACAGCTTCTGGTGTAATTTTAGCACTTTTTATGATGGGACATATGATGTTCGTATCAACAATTTTATTAGGTAAAGATGTGATGCACGCTGTTACAAAAGCGTTTGAATTAGATTTCATCTTTGATGGAGGAGTTCCTTTTATTGTTTCTATTTTTGTTGCAATAATTTCTGCAATATTTATTGTACATGCAATTTTAGGTGTTAGAAAATTCCCAACTTCGTATAAAACTTATATCAAAGTTAGAGAACACGCAAAATTAATGAATCATAAAGATACATCAATGTGGATGTTTCAATGGATTTCTGGTTTAGTAATGATGTTTGCTGCAACTATTCACTTATATATCATGTTTACACAACCACAAAATATCGGACCATATGCAAGTGCTGATAGAGTTGTAAGCGAACATATGTGGCTTTTATATATGGTTTTATTAATTTGTGTTGAAATTCATGGTTCAGTTGGTCTTTATAGAGCTGCTATGAAATGGGGATGGTTTGATGGTGCTAACCCAAAAGAAACAAGAGCAAAACTTTTAAATGTAAAAAAACTACTTAGCTATTTCTTCATGACTTTAGGTGTTATAACTTTATTAGCATATATCAAAATTGGTATTGAGCATAGTGATAATGTTGGTGAAAAATATGTACCAACTTCTCATTCAAAAGTTTTAGAAAAATAA
- a CDS encoding fumarate reductase flavoprotein subunit, protein MIIKYCDSLVIGGGLAGLRAGVACAQKGLSTTVLSLCPVKRSHSAAAQGGMQASLGNAKMSEGDNEDVHFTDTVKGSDWGCDQEVARMFVTVAPKAIRELAAWGVPWTRIKKGDHEAVINTKRTTIHEDANKHGLINSRDFGGTKKWRTCYTADATGHTMLFAVANEALKRDVNIEDRKEAIGLIHHNNRCYGAIVRDLITGDIMAYVAKGTLIATGGYGRVYEITTNAVICEGIGTAIALETGVAKLGNMEAVQFHPTPLFPSGILLTEGCRGDGGVLRDVDGHRFMPDYEPEKKDLASRDVVSRRMIEHIRKGKGVDSPYGKHLWLDISILGREHIERNLRDVQEICEYFAGIDPADEGPKGWAPVLPMQHYSMGGIRTKPTGESPTLAGLFSAGEAACWDMHGFNRLGGNSVSETVVAGMIVGNYFADYCIETQIDIKTETIEKFVHEKEAYMNELVSRKGTEDVFRIKNRMKKLMQEYVGIFRDGVGLQKAVTELEELLIASKNIGIKDKQLSANPELEEAYRVPMMLKVALCVAKGALDRTESRGAHTREDYPKRDDANWLKRTLTSWKDGDTMPTVEYEDLDIMTMEIPPGFRGYGAKGMIIENELSAVRQKEVDELTDKLTAEGKDRYEIQDALMPFPLQPEYKRKNQRLGVK, encoded by the coding sequence ATGATAATTAAATATTGTGATTCATTAGTAATAGGTGGAGGTCTAGCTGGTTTAAGAGCTGGTGTTGCCTGTGCCCAAAAAGGACTTAGTACAACAGTTTTAAGTCTTTGTCCAGTAAAAAGATCTCACAGTGCTGCAGCTCAAGGTGGTATGCAAGCAAGTTTAGGTAATGCAAAAATGTCTGAGGGTGATAATGAAGATGTTCACTTTACAGATACAGTAAAAGGTTCAGACTGGGGATGTGACCAAGAAGTTGCAAGAATGTTCGTAACAGTTGCACCAAAAGCAATTAGAGAATTAGCAGCTTGGGGTGTGCCTTGGACTAGAATTAAAAAAGGTGACCATGAAGCAGTAATCAATACAAAAAGAACAACTATCCATGAAGATGCTAACAAACATGGTCTTATTAATTCAAGAGACTTCGGTGGTACAAAAAAATGGAGAACTTGTTATACAGCTGATGCAACAGGTCACACAATGCTTTTTGCAGTTGCAAATGAAGCGTTAAAAAGAGATGTAAATATTGAAGATAGAAAAGAAGCTATCGGACTTATTCACCACAATAATAGATGTTATGGTGCTATTGTAAGAGATCTTATCACTGGTGATATTATGGCTTATGTTGCTAAAGGTACTCTTATTGCTACTGGTGGATATGGTAGAGTTTATGAGATTACTACAAATGCAGTAATTTGTGAAGGTATTGGTACAGCTATTGCTTTAGAAACAGGTGTTGCAAAACTTGGAAACATGGAAGCAGTTCAATTCCACCCAACTCCACTTTTCCCATCAGGTATTTTATTAACTGAAGGATGTAGAGGTGATGGAGGAGTTCTTAGAGACGTAGATGGACATAGATTTATGCCAGATTACGAGCCAGAGAAAAAAGACTTAGCATCAAGAGACGTTGTTTCAAGAAGAATGATTGAACATATTAGAAAAGGTAAAGGTGTTGATTCTCCATATGGTAAACACCTATGGTTAGATATCTCTATTTTAGGTAGAGAGCATATTGAAAGAAACCTAAGAGATGTTCAAGAGATTTGTGAATACTTTGCAGGTATTGACCCAGCTGATGAGGGACCAAAAGGATGGGCTCCAGTTCTTCCAATGCAACACTACTCTATGGGTGGTATTAGAACTAAACCAACTGGTGAATCTCCAACTTTAGCAGGTCTTTTCTCTGCTGGTGAAGCTGCTTGTTGGGATATGCATGGATTTAATAGACTTGGTGGTAACTCAGTATCTGAAACAGTTGTTGCAGGTATGATTGTAGGTAACTATTTTGCAGATTATTGTATAGAGACACAAATTGATATTAAAACAGAAACTATTGAAAAATTTGTTCATGAAAAAGAAGCTTACATGAATGAACTTGTATCTAGAAAAGGTACAGAAGATGTGTTTAGAATCAAAAATAGAATGAAAAAATTAATGCAAGAATATGTTGGTATCTTTAGAGATGGTGTTGGATTACAAAAAGCAGTAACTGAACTTGAAGAGTTATTAATCGCTTCTAAAAATATTGGTATTAAAGATAAACAACTTAGTGCAAACCCTGAATTAGAAGAAGCATATAGAGTTCCAATGATGCTTAAAGTTGCACTTTGTGTAGCAAAAGGTGCTTTAGATAGAACAGAATCTAGAGGTGCACACACAAGAGAAGATTATCCAAAAAGAGATGATGCAAATTGGTTAAAAAGAACACTTACTTCATGGAAAGATGGTGATACTATGCCAACAGTTGAATATGAAGACCTTGATATTATGACTATGGAAATCCCTCCAGGATTTAGAGGTTATGGTGCTAAGGGTATGATTATAGAAAATGAACTAAGTGCAGTAAGACAAAAAGAGGTTGATGAGTTAACTGATAAATTAACTGCTGAGGGTAAAGACAGATATGAGATTCAAGATGCTCTAATGCCGTTCCCATTACAACCAGAATATAAAAGAAAAAATCAAAGATTAGGAGTAAAATAA
- a CDS encoding fumarate reductase iron-sulfur subunit yields MARELTIKVLRYNPQGTDLKPYFQDYKITETDSMTIYLALTQIRESMDAGLSFDFVCRAGICGSCAMMINGRPKLACRTLTKDLPNEIMLLPLPTFKLIKDLSVNTGVWMDAMSKRVESWIHTSHEVDIAALEEPIEPEVADEVFELDRCIECGCCVAGCGTKLIKEDFVGAVGLNRIARFECDPHDERTADDYYELVGDDNGIFGCMTLLGCEDTCPKHLPLQNKIAYMRRKLATVKGA; encoded by the coding sequence ATGGCTAGAGAATTGACAATCAAAGTTCTTAGATATAATCCTCAAGGAACTGATTTAAAACCATATTTTCAAGATTATAAAATAACAGAGACAGATAGTATGACTATCTATCTGGCTCTTACTCAAATTAGAGAATCAATGGATGCTGGTCTTTCATTTGACTTCGTTTGTAGAGCTGGTATTTGTGGGTCTTGTGCGATGATGATTAATGGAAGACCTAAGTTGGCTTGTAGAACATTAACAAAAGATTTACCAAATGAAATTATGTTATTACCTCTACCAACATTTAAACTAATCAAAGACCTTTCAGTTAACACTGGTGTTTGGATGGATGCAATGTCTAAAAGAGTTGAATCATGGATTCACACTTCTCATGAAGTTGATATTGCAGCATTAGAAGAACCAATTGAACCAGAAGTTGCAGATGAAGTATTTGAACTTGATAGATGTATTGAGTGTGGATGTTGTGTTGCTGGTTGTGGTACTAAACTTATAAAAGAAGATTTCGTTGGGGCAGTAGGTCTTAATAGAATTGCAAGATTTGAATGTGACCCACATGATGAAAGAACCGCTGATGATTATTATGAATTAGTCGGTGATGATAATGGTATTTTTGGTTGTATGACTTTACTTGGATGTGAAGATACTTGCCCTAAACACTTACCATTACAAAACAAAATTGCTTATATGAGAAGAAAGTTAGCAACTGTTAAAGGAGCATAA